Proteins encoded together in one Cryptosporangium aurantiacum window:
- a CDS encoding thiamine pyrophosphate-binding protein, protein MTTAAAALTAQLESYGVEYVFGTCGHTNIALLDAIGRSGIKFVIARHEQAAAHAADGYARASGKPGVVLLHVGPGMMNAVTGVATAALDSVPLVAIAGDIPSYFHGRHPHQEVNLHNDADQTAIYRPFVKRAWHVHRVEDLPRFTERAFTTATTGRPGAVLLNVPMDLFNRPQAAKAYPQPGEVSKPGLPIDVAERIADALAGAERPLVYVGGGLSAGPGREALRALVEHLDIPVAHSLMAKGTLPDDHPLVMGMPGFWGLEQTNRYAREADVVLAIATRFAETDASSWDDRYTWSFPPTRLIQIDIDPAEIGRNYPVEIGVVADAALAVARIAEAAGKHDPRTRAALRAEIHTARGALFAGSEERGRSEDFPLRPERILLDVRETLPADTVLVTDVGWNKNGVAQAYPLPEQGRFITPGGASTMGFGPAAALGVQIAWPDRPVVALIGDGGMSAQLPALPMAVEQGLPVLFVVMNNRAHGTIADLQAANFGASYGCEFTDADGNPYSPDFAALAEACGADGYRISQPGDLRDALRKALANRRPAVIDVPMVNEPVPTPGHWNIKDIYAGIFE, encoded by the coding sequence ATGACTACCGCCGCAGCCGCACTCACCGCGCAGCTGGAGTCCTACGGCGTCGAGTACGTCTTCGGCACCTGCGGGCACACGAACATCGCGCTGCTGGACGCGATCGGGCGCAGCGGCATCAAGTTCGTGATCGCCCGCCACGAGCAGGCCGCCGCGCACGCCGCCGACGGTTACGCCCGGGCCAGCGGCAAGCCCGGCGTCGTCCTGCTGCACGTCGGGCCGGGGATGATGAACGCGGTCACCGGGGTCGCGACCGCGGCGCTCGACTCGGTGCCGCTGGTCGCGATCGCCGGCGACATCCCGTCGTACTTCCACGGGCGGCATCCGCATCAGGAGGTCAACCTCCACAACGATGCCGACCAGACGGCGATCTACCGCCCGTTCGTCAAGCGCGCCTGGCACGTGCACCGGGTGGAGGACCTGCCGCGCTTCACCGAGCGGGCGTTCACGACGGCGACGACGGGGCGCCCCGGGGCCGTGCTGCTCAACGTCCCCATGGATTTGTTCAATCGGCCGCAGGCCGCGAAGGCCTACCCGCAGCCGGGCGAGGTGAGCAAGCCCGGCCTGCCGATCGACGTCGCCGAGCGGATCGCCGACGCGCTGGCGGGAGCGGAGCGGCCGCTGGTCTACGTGGGTGGCGGGCTGTCCGCCGGGCCGGGGCGGGAGGCGCTGCGCGCGCTCGTCGAACACCTCGACATCCCGGTCGCGCACTCGCTGATGGCCAAGGGGACGCTGCCCGACGACCACCCGCTGGTGATGGGCATGCCCGGGTTCTGGGGCCTGGAGCAGACGAACCGCTACGCCCGCGAAGCCGACGTCGTGCTGGCGATCGCGACCCGCTTCGCCGAGACCGACGCCAGCTCCTGGGACGACCGGTACACCTGGAGCTTCCCGCCCACCCGGCTGATCCAGATCGACATCGACCCGGCCGAGATCGGGCGCAACTACCCGGTCGAGATCGGCGTGGTCGCCGATGCGGCGCTCGCCGTCGCGCGGATCGCCGAGGCGGCGGGAAAGCACGACCCACGAACCAGGGCGGCCCTCCGCGCGGAGATCCACACCGCCCGCGGCGCGCTGTTCGCCGGGAGCGAGGAGCGCGGCCGCAGCGAGGACTTCCCGCTCCGGCCGGAGCGCATCCTGCTCGACGTCCGGGAGACGCTGCCCGCCGACACCGTGCTGGTCACCGACGTCGGCTGGAACAAGAACGGGGTCGCCCAGGCGTATCCGCTGCCCGAGCAGGGCCGGTTCATCACACCCGGCGGCGCCTCGACGATGGGCTTCGGCCCGGCTGCGGCGCTCGGCGTGCAGATCGCGTGGCCGGACCGGCCGGTCGTCGCGCTGATCGGCGACGGCGGGATGAGTGCCCAACTGCCGGCGCTGCCGATGGCGGTGGAGCAGGGCCTGCCGGTGCTGTTCGTCGTGATGAACAACCGGGCGCACGGCACGATCGCCGACCTCCAGGCCGCGAACTTCGGCGCGAGCTACGGCTGCGAATTCACCGACGCCGACGGCAACCCCTACAGCCCCGACTTCGCTGCGCTCGCCGAGGCCTGCGGCGCCGACGGCTACCGGATCTCGCAGCCGGGAGACCTCCGCGATGCGCTGCGGAAAGCCCTGGCCAACCGGCGTCCCGCGGTGATCGACGTGCCGATGGTCAACGAGCCGGTGCCCACCCCGGGCCACTGGAACATCAAGGACATTTACGCCGGAATTTTCGAGTGA
- a CDS encoding dihydrofolate reductase family protein produces the protein MKLALLQFVTLDGVSQGPGSPTEDTSDGFSGGGWLVPHFDEVFVERTAGWLGLADGLLLGRRTYDAFARDWPQITDPDDPYTQRMNSLPKYVVTSGPVDAPWNPTAVVSFRDVGALKEQPGRELQIHGSTTLGRALLAEGLVDTVRLAVAPTVIGSGRRLFDHHGLTAGLRLVRHEVTAKGVLILEYEYIGAVPVAAYEGVSAALS, from the coding sequence ATGAAGCTGGCCCTGCTGCAGTTCGTGACCCTCGACGGGGTGAGCCAGGGCCCCGGCTCACCCACCGAAGACACCAGCGACGGATTCAGCGGCGGCGGCTGGCTCGTGCCGCACTTCGACGAGGTGTTCGTCGAGCGCACCGCCGGGTGGCTCGGCCTCGCCGACGGCTTGCTGCTGGGCCGGCGGACCTACGACGCGTTTGCCCGCGACTGGCCGCAGATCACCGACCCGGACGACCCGTACACCCAACGCATGAACTCGTTGCCGAAGTACGTGGTGACGAGCGGGCCCGTCGACGCACCCTGGAACCCGACGGCGGTGGTCTCCTTTCGCGACGTCGGTGCGTTGAAGGAGCAACCCGGACGGGAGCTGCAGATCCACGGCAGCACCACACTCGGTCGCGCGTTGCTCGCCGAGGGACTCGTCGACACCGTGCGTCTCGCCGTTGCGCCGACGGTCATCGGCTCCGGGCGGCGACTGTTCGACCACCACGGCCTCACGGCCGGCTTGCGGCTCGTCCGCCACGAGGTGACGGCGAAGGGCGTCCTCATCCTCGAGTACGAGTACATCGGCGCGGTGCCGGTCGCCGCGTACGAGGGCGTCTCCGCCGCCCTGTCCTGA
- a CDS encoding aldehyde dehydrogenase family protein: MSSLLVRGENSEPVLVGSFLGGKWVTDGPTIERVGPYLRTVVSRARIAASGDVPAAGRYARRAARTIAGLAPATRADILDRAASVAAAHRDDVARLIALELGKPVKDGRGEMDRVADTFRVCASEARQIGGEVLPVAGFARGVGNTALTYRAPTGVTLAITPFNAPANLLAHKLGASFAAGNTTIVKAPPQAPAVSAAIVAILLEAGAPPEAVQLLHGGGEVGAALCAVPEVSVVSFTGGAATGAAVARAAGAKRLVLELGGNAATIVCADADVARAASVCAKTGYSNSGQSCISVQRVYVHRSRFDEFLDAFRTGVAALRVGDPLDPATDVGSMVDDDAAERVVRWSREAAEDGATIVCGGTRDGATAAPTIVADPPRSASVVTEEIFGALVAVLPFDAVDEVIEECNRSRYGLQAGLFTTDIRTIMTAWRELEVGGLIVNGSSNYRLDHVPFGGVKDSGFGRETPRSMIEDYTVVKTLTLRDLSIWGES, from the coding sequence ATGAGTTCTCTTCTGGTCCGCGGGGAGAATTCCGAGCCGGTTCTGGTCGGGTCCTTCCTCGGAGGGAAGTGGGTAACCGACGGTCCGACCATCGAGCGCGTCGGTCCCTATCTGCGGACGGTGGTGAGCCGCGCGCGTATCGCGGCGTCCGGCGACGTCCCCGCCGCCGGACGGTATGCCCGCCGGGCGGCGCGCACGATTGCCGGACTGGCGCCGGCGACGCGCGCGGACATCCTCGATCGCGCCGCCTCGGTAGCAGCCGCTCACCGGGACGACGTCGCCCGGCTGATCGCTCTCGAACTCGGCAAACCGGTGAAGGACGGTCGCGGCGAGATGGACCGCGTGGCCGACACGTTCCGCGTCTGCGCGTCGGAGGCACGGCAGATCGGCGGCGAGGTCCTTCCGGTCGCGGGGTTCGCCCGCGGTGTCGGCAACACCGCGCTGACCTACCGGGCCCCCACAGGCGTCACCCTGGCGATCACCCCGTTCAACGCACCGGCCAATCTGCTCGCCCACAAGCTCGGCGCCTCGTTCGCGGCCGGCAACACGACGATCGTCAAAGCCCCGCCGCAGGCGCCGGCCGTTTCCGCGGCGATCGTCGCGATCCTGCTGGAGGCGGGTGCGCCGCCCGAGGCGGTCCAGCTGCTGCACGGCGGAGGCGAGGTCGGTGCCGCCCTGTGCGCCGTTCCCGAGGTGAGCGTCGTCAGCTTCACCGGTGGCGCCGCGACCGGCGCCGCGGTCGCCCGGGCGGCCGGTGCGAAGCGCCTGGTCCTGGAGCTCGGAGGCAACGCCGCCACGATCGTCTGCGCGGATGCCGACGTCGCGCGTGCCGCGAGCGTCTGCGCGAAGACCGGTTATTCCAACTCCGGGCAGAGCTGCATCTCGGTGCAGCGGGTTTACGTCCACCGCTCCCGGTTCGACGAATTCCTGGACGCGTTCCGCACCGGCGTCGCGGCGTTACGCGTCGGCGATCCGCTCGACCCGGCCACCGACGTGGGCTCCATGGTGGACGACGACGCGGCCGAGCGAGTGGTCCGGTGGAGCCGGGAGGCCGCCGAGGATGGGGCCACGATCGTCTGCGGCGGCACCCGCGACGGCGCCACCGCAGCCCCGACGATCGTCGCCGACCCGCCGCGCTCGGCGAGCGTCGTCACCGAGGAGATCTTCGGGGCCTTGGTCGCCGTGCTGCCGTTCGACGCCGTGGACGAGGTCATCGAGGAGTGCAACCGCAGCCGCTACGGGCTGCAGGCCGGGCTGTTCACCACCGACATCCGGACGATCATGACCGCTTGGCGCGAGCTCGAGGTCGGTGGCCTGATCGTCAACGGATCGTCCAACTACCGCCTCGACCACGTCCCGTTCGGCGGCGTCAAGGATTCGGGTTTCGGCCGTGAGACGCCCCGGTCGATGATCGAGGACTACACGGTCGTGAAGACGCTGACGCTCCGCGACCTCTCGATCTGGGGCGAGAGCTGA
- a CDS encoding IclR family transcriptional regulator → MSAATADDRSTGKDTAGEAAGVRSVQRAMDILSLLTEDRPVVTIRDITDGTGLAKTTVIRLVQTLEQTGLLWATSGGYLAGPALWRWAHLARTSWEMPPEMTRAMRDLSARHRETVNLYGTRDLTRICLAQQESPQALRHVVRVGDELPLWGGASAKVLLRDADESRLRRIVRSSPEGAERLARLRSEIAEASARGFAVSHGEREAGLSAVAVAIEGRSGGVVAALTLSGPTVRFSEPQVDAFAQDLIGVARRLSERGFDHPLGA, encoded by the coding sequence GTGAGTGCAGCAACCGCAGACGACCGGTCTACCGGCAAGGACACCGCCGGCGAGGCCGCAGGAGTCCGAAGCGTCCAGCGCGCGATGGACATCCTGTCGCTGCTGACCGAGGACCGGCCCGTGGTCACCATCCGCGACATCACGGATGGGACCGGATTGGCCAAGACCACGGTCATCCGGCTGGTCCAGACGCTGGAGCAGACCGGCCTGCTCTGGGCCACTTCCGGCGGCTACCTCGCCGGGCCGGCGCTCTGGCGGTGGGCCCACCTCGCGCGGACCAGCTGGGAGATGCCGCCCGAGATGACGCGCGCGATGCGGGACCTCTCGGCCAGGCACCGGGAGACCGTGAACCTCTACGGCACCCGAGACCTGACCCGGATCTGCCTGGCGCAGCAGGAGAGCCCACAGGCGCTGCGGCATGTCGTGCGCGTCGGCGACGAGCTACCCCTCTGGGGAGGCGCGTCGGCGAAGGTGCTGCTCCGCGATGCCGACGAGAGCCGGCTGCGGCGGATCGTGCGCAGCTCGCCCGAAGGTGCCGAGCGGCTGGCTCGCTTGCGATCCGAGATCGCCGAGGCGTCCGCGCGGGGTTTCGCGGTAAGCCACGGCGAACGCGAAGCCGGGCTCTCCGCCGTCGCGGTCGCGATCGAGGGCCGTTCCGGAGGCGTCGTCGCGGCGCTCACGCTGAGCGGCCCGACCGTCCGCTTCTCCGAACCGCAGGTCGACGCATTCGCGCAGGACCTGATCGGGGTCGCGCGGCGCCTCTCGGAGCGAGGCTTCGACCACCCATTGGGCGCCTAG
- a CDS encoding citryl-CoA lyase, giving the protein MTTDRAASAVENPFRKEAADWWATAVSRIEPGVIELRGRPVQELIGTISFPAMIWLLVRGSLPTDRQAALLEAALVAAVDHGPQAPSIAAARMAATCGVGLNNAVATGVNMLGDVHGGAGEQCVELLTDVLAAGLPLPDAAAATVAAWRARTTYLPGFGHRFHPIDPRRDPLLALVDAAVSDGVVAGRHLAAARAVEEELNRGRSRPIPMNIDGATAVIYAELGFPAPLARGLFVLSRSVGILAHAWEETGSGLRNKGPLPRSVLPTYLEPAKSLRQPPA; this is encoded by the coding sequence ATGACAACGGACCGGGCCGCCTCCGCGGTCGAGAACCCGTTCCGGAAAGAGGCCGCCGACTGGTGGGCGACCGCGGTGTCCCGGATCGAACCGGGCGTGATCGAACTGCGCGGTCGCCCGGTGCAGGAGCTGATCGGAACGATCAGCTTCCCCGCGATGATCTGGCTGCTCGTACGGGGCTCACTGCCCACCGACCGGCAAGCGGCGCTGCTGGAGGCCGCGCTGGTCGCCGCGGTCGACCACGGCCCGCAAGCACCGTCGATCGCGGCCGCGCGGATGGCGGCGACGTGCGGCGTCGGCCTCAACAACGCGGTGGCGACCGGCGTGAACATGCTGGGCGACGTCCACGGCGGCGCCGGTGAACAATGCGTCGAGCTGCTCACCGACGTCCTGGCAGCCGGCCTTCCGTTACCGGACGCGGCCGCCGCAACGGTCGCGGCCTGGCGGGCGCGGACCACCTACCTGCCCGGCTTCGGGCACCGGTTCCACCCGATCGACCCGCGCCGCGATCCGCTGCTGGCACTGGTCGACGCCGCCGTGAGCGACGGCGTCGTCGCCGGTCGCCACCTCGCGGCCGCGCGGGCCGTCGAGGAGGAGCTCAACCGCGGGCGGAGCCGCCCGATCCCGATGAACATCGACGGCGCCACCGCCGTGATCTACGCCGAACTCGGCTTCCCCGCGCCGCTGGCCCGCGGCCTGTTCGTTCTCAGCCGCAGCGTCGGCATCCTCGCGCACGCCTGGGAGGAGACGGGGAGCGGCCTCCGGAACAAGGGTCCGCTCCCCCGCTCGGTGCTGCCGACCTATCTCGAGCCCGCGAAGTCGCTCAGGCAGCCACCGGCGTGA
- a CDS encoding ArsR/SmtB family transcription factor — MAQYSAVLDEVFVALGDPTRRGVIRRLGASPTSVGELASEYRMTLPSFMKHIRVLESAGLISTVKSGRVRTCALNRERLAVIDDWLAEQRRVWEDRTDRLTTMLEEEQ, encoded by the coding sequence GTGGCACAGTATTCTGCGGTGCTCGACGAAGTCTTCGTCGCTCTCGGTGACCCGACCAGGCGCGGCGTGATCCGGCGTCTCGGCGCCAGCCCGACCAGCGTCGGCGAACTCGCGAGCGAGTACCGGATGACCCTGCCCTCCTTCATGAAGCACATCCGCGTGCTCGAGTCGGCGGGCCTGATCAGCACCGTCAAGTCGGGGCGAGTGCGGACCTGCGCGCTCAACCGGGAGCGCCTCGCGGTGATCGACGACTGGCTCGCCGAGCAGCGCCGCGTCTGGGAGGACCGCACCGACCGCCTCACCACCATGCTGGAAGAGGAGCAATGA
- a CDS encoding ABC transporter substrate-binding protein, which yields MFRSRAARRALIGALVLALASTTAACSRPSKEPIRIALADAQSGRLSALGAWELKGAKLAIDEWNENGGINGRKIQLDVFDEQGDPAVATKVARTIVSEKYIAMLGTAESAVTIAMAPILRQAKIPNITSGQSPGLVAVASPFLFLNGPTSTAYDETLAQFVLERKRITRIALITNDGSYGKGEKDAFTEAVVGHNVMPLASQVVTADQKDFSAALTSIRQTNPDALFIGAEEIQSGLIAKQARELGIHATFIGGAALVTPVFLATAGAKNAENSIVSSAYLSNDLNDATRKFADAYRAAYKEEPELHGAKAYDGAQILLTALKNSDVATGAELAEAIRDTTYNGLLGSFAFDETGVGMFTTSIGVITQGKVTPVAA from the coding sequence ATGTTCAGATCTCGCGCAGCCCGGCGCGCCCTGATAGGTGCGCTGGTTCTGGCCCTGGCATCGACCACCGCGGCCTGCAGTCGTCCCAGCAAAGAACCGATCAGAATCGCGCTCGCCGACGCCCAGAGCGGCCGGCTCAGCGCCCTGGGTGCTTGGGAGCTCAAGGGCGCCAAGCTGGCGATCGACGAGTGGAACGAGAACGGTGGCATCAACGGGCGCAAGATCCAGCTCGACGTCTTCGACGAGCAGGGCGACCCGGCGGTGGCCACGAAGGTGGCGCGCACGATCGTCAGCGAAAAGTACATCGCGATGCTCGGTACCGCGGAGAGCGCGGTGACGATCGCGATGGCACCGATTCTGCGCCAGGCGAAGATCCCGAACATCACCTCCGGGCAGTCACCGGGCCTGGTCGCAGTCGCCAGCCCGTTCCTGTTCCTCAACGGACCGACCAGCACGGCGTACGACGAGACGCTCGCGCAGTTCGTCCTGGAGCGGAAGCGGATCACCCGGATCGCCCTGATCACCAACGACGGTTCCTACGGCAAGGGGGAGAAGGACGCGTTCACCGAGGCAGTAGTCGGCCACAACGTCATGCCGCTGGCCAGCCAGGTGGTGACCGCCGACCAGAAGGACTTCAGCGCCGCCCTGACCTCGATCCGGCAAACGAACCCGGACGCGCTGTTCATCGGTGCGGAGGAGATCCAGTCCGGTCTGATCGCCAAGCAGGCCCGCGAACTCGGAATCCACGCGACGTTCATCGGCGGCGCCGCGCTGGTGACACCGGTGTTCCTCGCAACGGCCGGCGCGAAGAATGCGGAGAACTCGATCGTCAGCTCGGCATACCTGAGCAACGACCTCAACGACGCGACCCGGAAGTTCGCCGACGCGTACCGGGCGGCCTACAAGGAGGAGCCCGAGCTGCACGGCGCGAAGGCCTACGACGGCGCACAGATCCTGCTCACAGCGCTGAAGAACAGTGACGTCGCGACCGGAGCGGAGCTCGCGGAGGCCATTCGAGACACGACGTACAACGGGCTGCTGGGGAGCTTCGCCTTCGACGAAACCGGCGTGGGCATGTTCACCACCTCCATCGGCGTCATCACCCAGGGCAAGGTCACGCCGGTGGCTGCCTGA
- a CDS encoding CaiB/BaiF CoA transferase family protein: protein MQGRPLDGIRVLDLTNVLAGPYCSYHLMLLGADVVKIETPGRGDLARHLGPDPELNRAGIGASFLAQNAGKKSVELNLKDLAGQRAFEKLVGVADVLLENFRAGVLARMGYPWERLHELNPGLVYCAISGFGQTGPMSQAPAYDQIIQGLSGMMSVTGTAETAPLRVGFPIADTVGGLTAALSISAALAARARTGEGVHLDVSMLEASLSSMGWAVSNYLVSGVAPEPMGDQNSTAAPSGTFEAADGPLNIAANRQEQFETLCRLVGREDLVLDDRFAEREARKAHRVELNTELNRALRSRSAQEWEQILSAAGVPAARILTVPQAVELEQVASRGFFTDVPLPGGAALPGGNVSTARVSGNGVLFDGVPLRPTGPAPALGADNARLPELFTRWGAPAEVTS from the coding sequence ATGCAGGGACGACCGCTCGACGGGATCCGTGTCCTCGACCTGACCAACGTTCTCGCCGGGCCGTACTGCAGCTACCACCTCATGCTGTTGGGCGCGGACGTGGTCAAGATCGAGACGCCGGGACGCGGTGACCTCGCGCGTCACCTCGGACCGGACCCCGAGCTCAACCGAGCGGGTATCGGCGCGTCGTTCCTCGCCCAGAACGCGGGCAAGAAGTCGGTCGAGCTGAACCTGAAGGATCTCGCGGGACAGCGCGCCTTCGAAAAACTCGTCGGTGTCGCAGATGTACTGCTGGAGAACTTCCGGGCCGGGGTGCTGGCCCGGATGGGCTACCCGTGGGAGCGGCTGCACGAGCTCAATCCGGGCCTCGTCTACTGCGCGATCAGCGGATTCGGCCAGACCGGGCCGATGAGTCAGGCACCCGCCTACGACCAGATCATCCAGGGCCTGTCCGGAATGATGAGCGTCACCGGCACGGCCGAGACCGCTCCCCTCCGCGTCGGCTTCCCGATCGCTGACACCGTCGGCGGCCTCACCGCGGCACTCTCGATCAGCGCGGCGCTCGCCGCGCGGGCCCGCACCGGCGAAGGGGTCCACCTCGACGTCTCCATGCTCGAAGCGTCGCTGTCGTCGATGGGCTGGGCGGTCTCGAACTACCTGGTCAGCGGGGTGGCCCCGGAACCGATGGGTGATCAGAACTCGACTGCCGCGCCGTCCGGCACGTTCGAGGCCGCCGACGGCCCGCTCAACATCGCCGCCAACCGGCAGGAACAGTTCGAGACGTTGTGCCGTCTGGTCGGCCGGGAGGATCTGGTGCTCGACGACCGGTTCGCCGAGCGCGAGGCGCGGAAAGCGCACCGCGTCGAGCTGAACACGGAGCTCAACCGTGCGCTGCGTTCCCGCTCGGCGCAGGAGTGGGAGCAGATCCTGTCGGCCGCCGGGGTACCGGCGGCACGGATCCTCACCGTCCCCCAGGCGGTCGAGCTCGAACAGGTAGCGTCCCGGGGGTTCTTCACCGACGTGCCTCTCCCGGGCGGGGCCGCGCTCCCGGGCGGGAACGTAAGTACCGCGCGGGTCAGTGGGAACGGCGTCCTGTTCGATGGCGTCCCACTCCGGCCCACCGGACCGGCGCCGGCGCTCGGTGCCGACAACGCCCGCCTTCCCGAGCTGTTCACCCGTTGGGGAGCCCCGGCCGAGGTCACGTCATGA
- a CDS encoding SRPBCC domain-containing protein: MNPDLDLTLSRVIRAPRRSVWRAWTDSSRFEKWWVPAPALCRVERLEARPGGGLLTRISDDGSSFGPHLDAAFIVVDDLERIVFTNAIDSTWRPAIPEPVPMTAEITFADHPDGTDYRILVRHGDPEARALHEKLGFADGWGTVTAQLAGVVE; the protein is encoded by the coding sequence ATGAACCCTGACCTTGACCTGACCCTGTCGCGCGTGATCCGCGCGCCACGCCGATCCGTCTGGCGGGCGTGGACCGACTCGTCCAGGTTCGAGAAGTGGTGGGTTCCGGCGCCCGCCCTGTGCCGGGTCGAACGGCTGGAGGCGCGTCCGGGCGGCGGCCTCTTGACCCGGATCAGCGACGACGGGTCGTCGTTCGGACCGCACCTGGACGCGGCGTTCATCGTGGTCGACGACCTCGAACGGATCGTGTTCACCAATGCGATCGACAGCACCTGGCGGCCCGCCATCCCCGAGCCGGTACCCATGACGGCCGAGATCACGTTCGCCGACCACCCGGACGGCACCGACTACCGGATCCTCGTCCGGCACGGCGATCCCGAGGCGCGCGCCCTGCACGAGAAACTCGGCTTCGCCGACGGCTGGGGTACGGTCACCGCGCAGCTCGCGGGGGTCGTCGAATGA
- a CDS encoding zinc-dependent alcohol dehydrogenase, with translation MRAVTLAAPDRLEVRDDHPEPECGPDDVLVAVWGVGVCGSDLAVVSGRRAVPALPWVIGHEAVGDVVAVGAAVTDRYVGQRIVVEPNFPCLRCESCRAGLTAGCAHRRSLGINEPGVLAERIVVPARFTWPVDADLDPCDALCVEPLAVALSAVDRVGVEPGQRCLVIGAGAQGQLVSLAVRARGGIPVVTDINTERAKLAVELGAEQFARNDERFAVVVETSGAPSTLAEAVSRTAHGGSIALIGQSETPSSVRTFDVVQRRLTLHGCLIYDHPHGFAATLELLRAGDVRPGRLLRRRFPLGDSAAAFRTAAVSPGKSWISIAEGAR, from the coding sequence ATGCGCGCGGTGACGCTCGCCGCGCCCGACCGGCTCGAGGTTCGCGACGACCACCCGGAGCCGGAGTGCGGCCCGGACGACGTGCTCGTCGCCGTCTGGGGCGTGGGGGTGTGCGGGTCGGACCTCGCCGTGGTGTCCGGCCGGCGCGCGGTCCCGGCGCTGCCCTGGGTGATCGGCCATGAAGCCGTCGGGGACGTCGTGGCCGTGGGCGCCGCGGTCACCGATCGGTACGTCGGCCAGCGGATCGTCGTCGAGCCGAATTTCCCCTGCCTGCGGTGCGAGTCGTGCCGTGCGGGCCTCACCGCCGGGTGCGCCCACCGCCGGAGCCTCGGCATCAACGAGCCCGGCGTCCTGGCCGAGCGCATCGTCGTACCGGCTCGGTTCACCTGGCCGGTCGATGCCGATCTGGACCCGTGCGACGCGCTCTGCGTCGAACCGCTCGCGGTGGCGCTGAGCGCCGTCGACCGGGTCGGCGTGGAACCCGGCCAGCGGTGTCTGGTGATCGGTGCCGGTGCCCAGGGGCAGTTGGTCAGCCTCGCGGTGCGGGCCCGTGGCGGAATTCCGGTCGTCACCGACATCAACACCGAGCGCGCGAAGCTCGCCGTCGAACTCGGCGCGGAGCAGTTCGCCCGGAACGACGAACGGTTCGCCGTCGTCGTCGAGACCTCGGGGGCGCCGTCCACGCTCGCCGAAGCAGTCAGCCGCACCGCGCACGGCGGCAGCATCGCGCTGATCGGCCAGAGCGAAACCCCCAGCTCGGTGAGGACCTTCGATGTCGTCCAGCGTCGGCTGACCCTGCACGGCTGCCTCATCTACGACCACCCCCACGGCTTCGCGGCGACGTTGGAGCTGCTCCGGGCCGGTGACGTCCGCCCCGGCCGGCTACTGCGCCGCCGGTTCCCCCTCGGGGACTCGGCCGCCGCCTTCCGTACCGCGGCCGTGTCGCCCGGCAAGTCCTGGATCTCGATCGCGGAGGGCGCCCGATGA
- a CDS encoding ABC transporter substrate-binding protein — protein sequence MAAAAAVLALTLSAACSAPGEDEDDGGSGSGPIKIAVVDAQSGQLSSLGKWEYKGVKLAVDEWNAKGGIEGRKIELGLFDDQGDPTIGTNLARKIDSEGYIAMLGTAESAVTIAMAPILQQAEIPNITSGQSPGLVAVKSPFLFLNGPTSTTYDETLAKYIVDQKKITKIAMITNNGGYGKGEHDAFTKALADRGIKPVADQIVTTDQKDFSAALTNIRQKAPQLIFLGAEEVESGLIVKQARDLGIKVPFAGAAPQGTPVFLDTAGAANAEGTIVSSPYLSNDISEASKKFAADYQKAFNEEAELHGAKAYDGAQILLTALKNSKVATGKELADAIRAVKHEGLLGNFAFDDTGVGIFETSIGTITGGKLVAAS from the coding sequence ATGGCAGCCGCGGCGGCCGTCCTCGCGCTGACGCTCAGCGCCGCGTGCAGCGCTCCCGGCGAAGACGAAGACGACGGCGGCAGCGGCTCCGGCCCGATCAAGATCGCCGTCGTCGACGCCCAGAGCGGGCAGCTGTCCTCGCTGGGCAAGTGGGAGTACAAGGGCGTGAAGCTCGCGGTCGACGAGTGGAACGCGAAGGGCGGCATCGAGGGCCGGAAGATCGAACTCGGCCTCTTCGACGACCAGGGCGACCCGACGATCGGCACCAACCTCGCGCGGAAGATCGACAGCGAGGGATACATCGCGATGCTCGGTACCGCGGAGAGCGCGGTGACGATCGCGATGGCCCCGATCCTCCAGCAGGCCGAGATCCCGAACATCACGTCCGGGCAGTCGCCGGGCCTGGTCGCGGTGAAGAGCCCGTTCCTGTTCCTCAACGGACCGACCAGCACCACCTACGACGAGACGCTCGCCAAGTACATCGTCGATCAGAAGAAGATCACCAAGATCGCGATGATCACCAACAACGGCGGATACGGCAAGGGCGAGCACGACGCGTTCACCAAGGCGCTGGCCGACCGGGGCATCAAGCCGGTCGCCGACCAGATCGTCACCACCGACCAGAAGGACTTCAGCGCCGCGCTCACCAACATCCGGCAGAAGGCTCCGCAGCTGATCTTCCTCGGCGCGGAGGAGGTCGAGTCCGGCCTGATCGTCAAGCAGGCCCGTGACCTGGGGATCAAGGTGCCGTTCGCCGGTGCGGCTCCGCAGGGCACGCCGGTGTTCCTCGACACCGCGGGCGCGGCGAACGCCGAGGGGACGATCGTGTCCTCGCCGTACCTGAGCAACGACATCAGCGAGGCGTCCAAGAAGTTCGCCGCGGACTACCAGAAGGCGTTCAACGAGGAGGCCGAGCTGCACGGCGCCAAGGCCTACGACGGCGCGCAGATCCTGCTGACCGCGCTGAAGAACAGCAAGGTCGCCACCGGCAAGGAGCTGGCCGACGCGATCCGCGCGGTCAAGCACGAGGGCCTGCTCGGGAACTTCGCGTTCGACGACACCGGCGTCGGCATCTTCGAGACGTCGATCGGCACGATCACCGGCGGAAAGCTCGTCGCGGCGAGCTGA